AGAGCAGTTAAACAAGAGCAACCGGGTCACACTTGGTATGGCACGAAGCACACTCATAAATATCCTGTCTCCTCTTCTATGACCTCCTGGGGATGTGCCTTTCTGCTCTGCGGCCATGAGGAATGTCAGGACCTGCAGTGGGGAACAGTCTCAGTAACACTCCTCCTTTGGGACCTCGACCCAACATAAGCCCCCAGGGAGGTGATAGGACCTTGGCAACCCAAGGGTTGCCCCCTTTGGTGCTGAGCAGTGAGGCTTCCTGGGGGCCTGGTGTGAGGAGACCCCTCTTCTGCAGGAGAGGTGCCAGGCTAGGGATCAAACAGGTGGGATCTGATGGCACCCTTGTGGCTTTCAAAGGGTACATGGGTGCAGGAGGCTGACGtctgggcaggcagggatggagcGCTGCACCTCTCTGCAAGCACCCACAGAAACACCCTCAGTGTAGCGGCGAGCCCGAGGACATACCCTGCTGTGCTTGAACCAATTCAAGCAATAGGAGCAAATTCTCCCCTAGCATTTGTaacataagaaaatattttttaaaagagcctatgctgaattattttccctcctcctctcactCATTTGCAGGTATGAAACTATCCTATATCCTAGGAAACTAGGATAGTATGAAACTATCCTATATCCTAGGATATAGTTGAATGTTcacaatgtaaaaattacagaCTGCTGAGGTTTTCTTGTGCCTGCAATGGATTCTAGTACGGAAAAGaaatcaacagcaaaagcaaggtATAGCAATTAGCATTTGGTTTATTATAGCTCATTATTAGCTCTCTACAGTAGGCCAGGCAGAACTGTGGCGATGCCATTAAGCTAGAAAGCATTGCTAATACAGTAGAACTCTAGACACAAGTGACTGCCTCAGCAGAGGGCGAGGTTGCTGCATATACCATGTAAAAAGGCAGTAATAAGAGGTGTGCAATTCAGGTAGAAATACTGAATTGCTACAAGCAGCATGAAGATTACACACTATTACGTGTTATGTTAGAACAGCAAAATGATTTTGAGGAACGGGCTCAGTGCCAGCTTGTTAGCAAGAGATAAAATGGCTTTTCAGAGATCTGTgcaaagatggagaaagaaggggaaagactGCCAAAGGAAGACTGAGCAATCTGTGGGAAGAGGCTCTTCTAGCACCAGTAAAAGGTGTGAAGAGGCAGAAGGGAGGTCAGCATCaatgagaagggaaagagaTGCACTGCATGGGGATCGATGCACCTCCAATTGCCTTCAAAATGGAGACTGGCACAGGCTGATACTCCATTTTATTCTAGTTCTAAGACAgtgaaaatgaaaccaaatctattttctgttttcataacCATCCTTGTACAGACAGTTACCTTTATCTGTCTTCATACCACACTGACTGTTCATTCTGTGTTCCatctcttttgctgttttcctagACAAACTGTTCTGTCATTCAGGAATCGATTTAGTGATCTCAGTTGCAACACTCAGTGGAGGAGAAAACAAGTTTGCAGGCTGAACGCCATCCTTCAGAGATCTTCAGTCCTACTCCTTTGCTTGGGGAACGGCATTTGTATGGGATTTCCCCCCCTGtagaacagaaaacagtaattatgtTAAATGCTTAAGCAGAAGTAATTGATctggcagcagagacagcatcTCTTTGGAAAAAGAGCAGGACTTTTCCAGGTGTACATGATTAGGGGCAGGCATGCTATGAAGATTTCATCATTTATATAGGTGCAGATGcaatagaaataaaaggcaTATAGAGAATAGGTATGAGAATATATATAGTATCACAGAGAGCTGAATGTATTTCAAAAGACTGACCCGTCCACCTGTCTTCTGACTGATTTCGTGGCACAAGACCCTGACCCAGAGGTACTGCAGCTCCCACAGAGCCCCAGAGGCTTCTCAGGGAACGGAGACCCGGCCGCAGAGTGATTGCTACCTAAAGCTGCACCACCTGTTtactactgaaataaaataacaaaaaaaaaaaaaagaaaaaagaaaaaaaaagaaaaagaaaaaaaagaatcgTTTTAGTAAGTTGAGAGAGGAGTAAAGGAACGAAGCGTCCGCCCCCGCCTGAGGAGGCTGCGGGGAGCTGATGCACTCGGCACCTACCGGCACGCGCCCCCTCAGCGCCCTCAGGGAGGCACcgggcggccggcgggcgggATCCGGGTGCGGCGGCCGCCGGGCTCCTCACCGGctgggggcgcggggccgggaaCGGGGCCGGTGGGGGGCCCGGGCGGGTGGCGGGGCCGGTGCGGGGCCCTCCCCGCAGCGCCGCCCCGCGGGCGGAGGCAGTCGCCGGGAGCCGGTGCCGCTCCGCTCCCTcagccgggggcggcggcgcgggcggggcggggcggcccgaTCACCTCAGCGGGAGCTGCCGCGGAGGACGCGCTGGCTGCTGCCGCAGGTGCCTCCTGCCTGCGCAGACCGGCGAGCCCGGAGGGCGGGCGGGCTCCCTCCGCCGCGGGAAGGCGACGGCTCCTCTACCACCTgtggcggcggcgcggcggagCCCGACACCGGCCCGGCGGCCGTGCTGGGCTGCCTGCGGGAGCGACACGCCGCGCTGCTGAGCACCTTCCGGCCGCCGATGGAGCTGAACGCCGCGGCGGAGCACGGCGGCCGGTCCGCGGTCCTGCGGAGGGAGCTGCTcaccgccccgccgccggggggcGCGCTGGCGCAGGGGGGCGATGGCGGCGCCCCGTTCCCCACCGACCCGGCGCCCCCTGAGGAGCTGCCGTGGCCGCGGGCCGTCTCCGAGCTGCGGGGCCTCTTccagggcggcggcggcggggtaCCCCTGCCCACTGGCACGGGGGGGCCCCGGCGGGAGCCACTCCCCAAGCCCTGCATGCTGCCGGTGCGCTGCgtgctgccccccgccgccgccaccgccccggggccgcctgAGGAGCCGGGGTCCCCCCTGACACCCCCACCATTGCTGGAGGAGGAGGCCGGGTCCCGGTCGCCTGGCCTGCGGCGGGGGCCCAAAAGCCATCGGGCCAGCGAGGAGATGGCAGCGGTGCCCCTGGAAGAGGCAGAGCACCAGTGGCTGGTGATGGCGGCCAGCGGGCAGTGGACCCAGCAGCTccatgggctgctgctgggcgaTGCCAGCTTGGCAGCCCGGAGGGACTTTATCTCGGGCTTCACTGCCCTGCACTGGGCCGCCAAGAACGGCAACTGTGACATGGTGACAAACATCATCAGAGCGGCCGAGAAAGGGGGCGCCCGCGTCAACGTGGATGCCAGGTCACATGGTGGCTACACGGCGCTCCACCTGGCTGCCATACACGGCCAGGAGAAGATCATCAACATGCTGGTCTACAGCTACCACGCCAAGATCGACCTGAGGGACTACAGTGGGAAGAAGCCACACCAGTACTTACAGGAAGGGGCCTCCTCTGCGGTCAGGCGCTTGCTGGGAGACCCCAGCCTTCCCAACACGGAGCCCTCTGTGCCCATCAAGAAGACCACAAAGCTTGCGGCTTCAATCTTGAGCTCCACTAGCACTTTCTTGGGGGTCATATCCGATGACATGGCTTTCTACGACCTCACCAAAGGTCTGAGGAAACCCTCGTCCTTAAACAAGCTCCTGGCTGCCACTACAGGCCCGAGGAGGAAGCCAAAGACCAGAGGGGGATTCCCTTCATATTCCTCCCTCTCCGAGGtaacagaggaggaggaagaggtcGTCGTGAAACGCAGACCTGTTTCTGAGCTGTTCTTTGGCCACTAGCTTCTGCCTGCTTGGGATAAAAGTTGTTTGATAATGTGACTGGGGTCTCAGTTTTTCCTCTCGCAGAAGCAACTTGGGTTtcttctctgtgtgtctgtctggaTGTTGAACTAGATCAGTGACAGGGTCCAGCTCCAAAGGCCACTGGATGAAACACAGCTGCCTGTGACAAGGGAGCTGCCCAGGGAGTGTTGCAGGTGCTGTATGTACCATCATACTGGTGTGTTGGTGGAAGCCACGAACTTTATACTTATGGCTGGAAAAACTAAAACaacctctgtgtgtgtagaCAGGTTAAAATGCTTAAGGTACAGCCTTCTTGATCTGTGTTCCCTGGCTGGAGAGCAAAAGTAAGGTAAAAGATTGCATATTTTACACTGTGAACAGCAAGCTGGTAGCTGGCTACTTTAACATGGCTTGTTATATAGCAGGCTTAAATGACTAGAGGAAAGATGCATAGTTTTCTATGacatttctgattattttggtaacagaagaggaatatttctatttaaaaaattgtgtactttttcaaaacaaactttcCCACTATCAGAAATGCTAACATAACTATCAATTGTTATGTAGCAAttataaaatgcattattttattagATGAagaacttaataaaaaaaagcataaaacccCCAACCCTCAGCACTCAAGTCACCATGACCTGTCTACCTCAGTCCGAAAACTAGGTTAgcattttcaatttattttttttctctacctgAAAGACTTTTTGACCAGGTGGTACTAACCACGTGTCTTGGTAATACTGTGAACTTTTAAACTTGACTATAGTTCAATCACTTAATCTGAATAAAAACCTTGTGGATATTTGATAgtgaaaacaactgaaaaactgGGAATCAGATCCTGCAGAGTTTTTGAGTAGCCAACTGGAAACAAAGTTAGGCTTGTATGTCtgattccttttatttaaaacttggcCTTGATTTTGACCtatttacaataaatatttataaaaatgggACTTTATGTTATGTTAGGTGTGTCATGATGGAATGTCTGCATGACCTTGTCATCTCAACAGCATGAATCATTGACCTAAAactaactcttttttttttctatcataaACATAATGGTTCTATATATAGAACGACATGTAGCTCCAAAAAGCATGCTAACTGCAGGTTAAGTAACACATTTGCAatgagattattatttttttaattactgtttggTTAAACTTAATGCAAAGAGGCAGAGCTAAGAACAGAAACTGTCTGATTCCTGGGGCCAGTCTGCTAAACCATCACGTTTTCTCTAAAAATGTAACTTAAAACCCTGTATAATTTAGAGGTGATGAAGGTAATAGCAATACTGCActtgctctgcttttcagcCCCATCAGGTGTTTTGGTTTCCATACTGAAACACTTGTTTGCACgctttgcctttctttccaaGTCAGTGACTccaggaatgttttttttcagtcttgaatTAAGCCTTAGTACTTCTAATTGGCTGTAATTGGCTTCTCCCAAAGGCTGGCTTGGCAAGGAGTGCTGTAGGACTGTGCTGAAGTTGGAGGCACTGCCCTCTTTTACTTCAGTGTTCTCCCTGAAGTCCCTAGTGATTGCAGAGGGGTCTGATCCACCTGCTCTCGGAAGAGACTGGATTATTCTGCACCAGTCTGCTTCCGTATTGCACTAATTAAGTTGTTAAGCAAACGTTAATGATCAAGCACCTCATGACTTCTATATCTGGAgtagggtttaaaaaaaaaaatcctatttgcTCTATAGCTGTTGGTGTGACCATTGACCAGCACGGTCATTTAAAACCTTGATTTGTGCTGTACTGTGTCAGCTTGCAGAgttccggggggggggggggggggggggagttgggAAAGTGTGTTACTCTGTTTTAAAGAGGCTTTCCAATTTTACTGACATTAAACACCTTTTTCTGCGTTCACTAAAACCACagaa
The Falco cherrug isolate bFalChe1 chromosome 8, bFalChe1.pri, whole genome shotgun sequence DNA segment above includes these coding regions:
- the SOWAHA gene encoding ankyrin repeat domain-containing protein SOWAHA — translated: MHSAPTGTRPLSALREAPGGRRAGSGCGGRRAPHRLGARGRERGRWGARAGGGAGAGPSPQRRPAGGGSRREPVPLRSLSRGRRRGRGGAARSPQRELPRRTRWLLPQVPPACADRRARRAGGLPPPREGDGSSTTCGGGAAEPDTGPAAVLGCLRERHAALLSTFRPPMELNAAAEHGGRSAVLRRELLTAPPPGGALAQGGDGGAPFPTDPAPPEELPWPRAVSELRGLFQGGGGGVPLPTGTGGPRREPLPKPCMLPVRCVLPPAAATAPGPPEEPGSPLTPPPLLEEEAGSRSPGLRRGPKSHRASEEMAAVPLEEAEHQWLVMAASGQWTQQLHGLLLGDASLAARRDFISGFTALHWAAKNGNCDMVTNIIRAAEKGGARVNVDARSHGGYTALHLAAIHGQEKIINMLVYSYHAKIDLRDYSGKKPHQYLQEGASSAVRRLLGDPSLPNTEPSVPIKKTTKLAASILSSTSTFLGVISDDMAFYDLTKGLRKPSSLNKLLAATTGPRRKPKTRGGFPSYSSLSEVTEEEEEVVVKRRPVSELFFGH